DNA from candidate division KSB1 bacterium:
GTGAGTTGAAGGAAACCTCTTATGAAGGCCTCTGCTGGTAAGCGCGTTCTCATTATCGTTCAGAACCTTCCGGTGCCACTTGACCGCCGGGTATGGTTAGAAGCGACTACCCTGCAGCGGGAGGGGTACAGAGTCAGCGTAATCTCGCCCCGGGAGAGGGGGGAGCCAACCCATACGGTGCTGGAAGGGGTGGCTCTGTATCGCTACTGGGTGCCCACAGGGGCCCACGGCGTGGTGAGTTACTTCCTGGAGTTCCTCTACTGCTGGCTCGCAACTGCGGTCCTGTCGGTGGCAGTGGCCCTCAAGGAAGGTTTCGACGTCATTCACGCGTGCAACCCGCCAGATACTTTTTTCGCCTTGGCGGCACTCTACAAACTTGGGGGAAAAAGGTTTGTATTTGACCATCACGACCTTTCGCCAGAAATGTTTCGAGCCAAGTTCCCGCAGGGACATGGTGTGCTTCACAAGATTCTCCTGCTCTTGGAGCGAATGACCTTCAGGACGGCGGACGTGGTACTGGCCACCAACGAATCGCACAAAGAAATCGCCATGGTGCGCGGACGTGTGCCAGAGGGTAATGTCTATGTGGTGCGAAGCGGCCCCGATTTCGCCCGGCTCCGTCTTATGCCTGCCGAGCCGGCTTTGAAAGAGGGACGGCGCTACCTGGTGGCCTACCTTGGGGAGATGTGCCCCCAGGACGGCGTGGACTATCTCCTGCGCGCCGCCCACCTCCTGCGCATGGAGATGGGCATGAGCGATGTGCTCTTCGTCATCATGGGGGGCGGCCCGGCTTTGCCCGCGTTGCGCACTTTGGCAAAATCCCTGGAACTCGACGGGATGGTCAGATTCACCGGGAGGGTCTCCGATCTTGACCTTTGCCGTTACCTGTCCACCGCAGATCTCTGTGTAGATCCGGATCCGAAAACCGAGTGGTCTGACCGCTCAACTATGAACAAGATACTCGAGTACATGGCGTTTGGCAAGCCGATTGTCGCCTTCGACTTGAAGGAACACAGGCGTTCAGCCGGCGATGCCGCAGTTTATGCGCGTGCCAACGACGAGCGCGACTTTGCGCTCAAGGTCAGGTCTCTGCTGCTCAATCGCAAATTGCGCGAGAGAATGGGGCGGATAGGCTATCGACGCGTCGTGGAGCGGCTCTCGTGGGAACACAGCAGTCCGAACCTGCTTCGAGCCTACCGCCATGTCTTCGCCGGTATGCATCCACCTGCGGACGCCAATGAGGGCGACCGAGGTTTCAGCCGTTCGAAGTGAGGTGAGCGACATGATTCCTCCATACTGCAGATGGGTATTGATCGCGCTGCTTGCTGCGATGCTGGCCGAAGGGTGCACGAAGGACCCTGTCTCACCCGAGCCGGACGGGTGGTTACCAAGAAATGTAGGGCTGGGAAGCCTTTACGTGCAATGTCTGGCCGTAGACCCCTTCGACGAAAAGGTGCTTTTTGTCGGAACTTTTGGGGGAGTGTTTCGCAGCGGCGATGGGGGGCACTCCTGGAAGGCTTCTGGGGAGGGCATAACCAGTATGGACATTTCAGCTATTGCCCTTTCCCCGTTTCGGCGAGGAGAGGTGCTGTGCGGCACATGGGGCAAAGGTGTGTTCTTCAGCGAAGATGGAGGGCAGAGCTGGGCGGCGAGGAGCAACGGCCTGCGCAGCCCGCGCGTCACCGCCGTGGCATTTGACAGCCACGACAGCACGCGTATCTACGCAGCCACCACTGATGGCATGTTCACAAGCGTCGACAGGGGACAGCATTGGGTGCTATGCTTTCCGTATGGCAATGTGCGGGGCATGGCCGTGCACCCCACTGAGGCCCAGGTACTCTTCGTGGGGGTTGAGTACCACGGTGTGCTCAAGAGCGAGGATGGCGGACAAGCGTGGCAGCCGAAGAATACTGGGCTCCACCTCACTGAAGGAGCTTACGACGCGCCCTGGGACATCGCGTTTGACCCTGTCGACACCAAGGTGCTATATGCAGCCACTGGGGTAGTGGACCTTCATAAGAGTGAGGACGGCGGTGAGACCTGGAGG
Protein-coding regions in this window:
- a CDS encoding glycosyltransferase family 4 protein, whose product is MKASAGKRVLIIVQNLPVPLDRRVWLEATTLQREGYRVSVISPRERGEPTHTVLEGVALYRYWVPTGAHGVVSYFLEFLYCWLATAVLSVAVALKEGFDVIHACNPPDTFFALAALYKLGGKRFVFDHHDLSPEMFRAKFPQGHGVLHKILLLLERMTFRTADVVLATNESHKEIAMVRGRVPEGNVYVVRSGPDFARLRLMPAEPALKEGRRYLVAYLGEMCPQDGVDYLLRAAHLLRMEMGMSDVLFVIMGGGPALPALRTLAKSLELDGMVRFTGRVSDLDLCRYLSTADLCVDPDPKTEWSDRSTMNKILEYMAFGKPIVAFDLKEHRRSAGDAAVYARANDERDFALKVRSLLLNRKLRERMGRIGYRRVVERLSWEHSSPNLLRAYRHVFAGMHPPADANEGDRGFSRSK